One part of the Ralstonia pickettii genome encodes these proteins:
- the infB gene encoding translation initiation factor IF-2, which translates to MASTTVAQLAGELNRSASALLEQLQAAGVQKATPEDVITESDKTRLLDYLKRAHGSAEDGARKKITITKRETSEIRQADATGKTRTVQVEVKKKRVLVKRDEPNAAQAESEAAEAAPVVDAEEVARREEEHRRQAELLARQEAELKARQEAMEREEAERRARQEAAEAEQKRQAELAAKKAEEEAVAARAAAEASDEAPRRKAEEDAARLATEREAAQKAADEARVAADKIKAEEDAARKRREAAEAEARAIREMMSAPARVLKTPAERKAEEVKKAEQSGTLHKPVKPAGEARPAAAAKKPAAPAPAAAAPSSPSGDKKGGRGKSGWQDDNRTGKRGGLKTRGDTGGGADGWRSGSKGGRNRHGDDNRNAFQAPTEPVVREVHVPETISVADLAHKMSVKAAEVIKQMMKLGQMVTINQVLDQETAMIVVEEMGHQAVAAKLDDPEAMLVGDVQEQTNAEAETRPPVVTVMGHVDHGKTSLLDYIRRAKVAAGEAGGITQHIGAYHVETDRGVITFLDTPGHEAFTAMRARGAKATDIVILVVAADDGVMPQTKEAIAHAKAAGVPIVVAITKVDKPEANPDRVKQELVAESVIPEEYGGDVPFVPVSAKTGEGIDSLLENVLLQAEVLELKAPVNAPAKGLVVEAQLDKGKGPIATVLVQSGTLKRGDVVLAGTAYGRVRAMLDENGKPAKEAGPSIPVEIQGLSEVPGAGEEVLVLPDERKAREIALFRQGKFRDVKLARQQAAKLENMLEQMSEGDVKSLPLIIKADVQGSQEALVHSLKKLSTDEVRVQIVHAAVGGITESDVNLATASKAVIIGFNTRADAGARKLAENHGIDIRYYNIIYDAVDEVKAAMSGMLSPEKREETTGLVEVRQVFHVPKVGAVAGCMVLDGFVKRNSLVRVLRANVVIFSGELDSLKRFKDDVKEVKQGFECGLSIKNFNDVQEGDQLEVYEITEVARTL; encoded by the coding sequence ATGGCAAGCACAACAGTTGCCCAGCTCGCTGGCGAATTGAACCGTAGTGCATCAGCACTGCTGGAACAATTGCAGGCCGCGGGCGTGCAAAAGGCGACGCCGGAAGACGTCATCACCGAATCGGACAAGACCCGTTTGCTCGACTATCTCAAGCGAGCACACGGCAGCGCCGAGGATGGCGCGCGCAAGAAGATCACGATCACCAAGCGCGAAACCAGCGAAATCCGCCAGGCGGATGCCACGGGTAAGACGCGTACCGTGCAAGTGGAAGTCAAGAAGAAGCGCGTGCTGGTCAAGCGTGATGAGCCGAACGCGGCACAGGCTGAATCGGAAGCGGCTGAGGCTGCGCCGGTGGTCGATGCCGAGGAAGTCGCGCGTCGCGAGGAAGAACATCGTCGCCAGGCCGAATTGCTGGCTCGTCAAGAAGCCGAACTCAAGGCGCGCCAGGAAGCGATGGAGCGCGAGGAAGCTGAGCGGCGCGCCCGTCAGGAGGCCGCCGAGGCCGAGCAGAAGCGTCAGGCTGAACTCGCTGCCAAGAAAGCGGAAGAGGAGGCCGTTGCTGCCCGCGCTGCTGCTGAAGCGTCGGACGAAGCCCCGCGCCGCAAGGCCGAGGAAGACGCCGCGCGTCTGGCAACCGAGCGCGAAGCCGCGCAGAAGGCTGCTGACGAGGCGCGCGTCGCTGCCGACAAGATCAAGGCCGAGGAAGACGCCGCGCGTAAGCGCCGCGAAGCTGCCGAAGCAGAAGCCCGCGCGATCCGCGAGATGATGAGCGCCCCGGCTCGCGTGCTGAAGACGCCCGCCGAGCGGAAGGCTGAAGAGGTCAAGAAGGCAGAGCAATCGGGCACGCTGCATAAGCCTGTGAAGCCGGCCGGCGAAGCACGCCCGGCTGCGGCTGCCAAGAAGCCGGCTGCCCCGGCACCTGCCGCTGCTGCACCGAGCTCGCCGTCGGGTGACAAGAAGGGCGGTCGCGGCAAGTCGGGTTGGCAAGACGACAACCGTACCGGAAAGCGCGGCGGCCTGAAGACGCGCGGCGACACGGGCGGCGGTGCCGACGGCTGGCGCTCCGGCTCCAAGGGCGGCCGCAACCGTCATGGCGACGACAACCGCAATGCCTTCCAGGCACCGACCGAGCCGGTCGTGCGTGAAGTGCACGTGCCGGAAACCATCTCCGTTGCCGATCTGGCGCACAAGATGTCGGTCAAGGCCGCTGAAGTCATCAAGCAGATGATGAAGCTCGGCCAGATGGTCACGATCAACCAGGTACTGGACCAAGAGACCGCGATGATCGTGGTCGAAGAAATGGGCCACCAGGCGGTCGCAGCCAAGCTGGACGATCCGGAAGCGATGCTGGTTGGGGACGTGCAGGAGCAAACCAACGCCGAAGCCGAAACCCGTCCGCCGGTTGTCACCGTCATGGGCCACGTCGACCACGGCAAGACCTCGCTGCTGGACTACATTCGTCGCGCCAAGGTTGCGGCGGGCGAGGCCGGTGGCATCACGCAGCACATCGGCGCGTATCACGTCGAAACCGATCGCGGCGTCATTACGTTCCTGGACACCCCGGGCCACGAGGCCTTCACGGCCATGCGTGCACGCGGTGCGAAGGCGACCGATATTGTGATTCTGGTAGTGGCGGCCGACGATGGCGTCATGCCGCAGACGAAGGAAGCCATCGCGCACGCGAAGGCGGCCGGGGTGCCCATTGTGGTTGCGATCACCAAGGTCGACAAGCCCGAAGCCAACCCCGACCGTGTCAAGCAGGAACTGGTGGCTGAGAGCGTGATTCCGGAAGAGTACGGCGGCGATGTGCCGTTCGTGCCGGTATCCGCCAAGACTGGCGAAGGTATCGACAGCCTGCTGGAAAACGTGCTGCTGCAAGCCGAAGTGCTGGAACTCAAGGCGCCGGTCAACGCGCCGGCCAAGGGTCTGGTGGTGGAAGCGCAGTTGGATAAGGGCAAGGGTCCGATCGCTACGGTGCTCGTGCAGAGCGGTACGCTCAAGCGCGGCGACGTGGTGCTTGCGGGCACCGCCTATGGCCGCGTGCGCGCCATGCTGGACGAAAACGGCAAGCCGGCCAAGGAAGCTGGTCCGTCGATCCCGGTGGAAATTCAGGGTCTGTCGGAAGTGCCGGGTGCCGGTGAAGAAGTGCTGGTGCTGCCGGACGAACGTAAGGCACGCGAAATCGCGCTGTTCCGCCAAGGCAAGTTCCGCGATGTGAAGCTGGCACGCCAACAGGCTGCCAAGCTGGAAAACATGCTGGAACAGATGAGCGAAGGCGACGTGAAGTCGCTGCCGCTGATCATCAAGGCCGACGTGCAGGGCTCGCAGGAAGCGCTGGTGCATTCGCTCAAGAAGCTGTCGACCGACGAAGTGCGTGTGCAGATTGTGCACGCTGCCGTGGGCGGTATCACCGAGTCGGACGTCAATCTGGCAACCGCGTCGAAGGCCGTCATCATCGGCTTCAACACGCGGGCCGACGCCGGTGCGCGCAAGCTGGCGGAAAACCACGGCATCGACATCCGCTACTACAACATCATCTATGACGCTGTGGATGAGGTGAAGGCGGCGATGTCGGGCATGCTGTCGCCGGAGAAGCGCGAAGAGACGACGGGCCTTGTCGAGGTGCGCCAGGTCTTCCACGTGCCGAAGGTTGGCGCAGTGGCTGGCTGTATGGTGCTGGACGGCTTCGTCAAGCGCAATTCGCTGGTGCGGGTACTGCGTGCGAACGTGGTCATCTTCTCGGGCGAACTCGATTCGCTCAAGCGCTTCAAGGACGACGTGAAGGAAGTGAAGCAAGGCTTCGAGTGCGGCCTGTCGATCAAGAACTTCAACGACGTTCAGGAAGGCGATCAGCTCGAGGTCTACGAGATCACTGAGGTGGCGCGTACGCTGTAA
- a CDS encoding AdeC/AdeK/OprM family multidrug efflux complex outer membrane factor, with protein MNALNSAPQAPSPLSRAGNTRAQWPARLGVALSAVTLAVLAGCANLGNSHSTQTLTSPGQLASAQSLPSEGGQWPSQNWVDQFNDPQLRALVDEAIKDNPNLQVAFARVRASRAMADVVRGNLYPSVGLDADMTRQRLSEYDMFEGTPLAGRWFTESKIQLGVSYDLDFWGKNRSALEAALSDDKSIEAESQASRLMLSTTVARTYAKLAALYAQRDVAERSIAQRKDLTNLAGQRLRAGLDTQVETTQARANVAAAQTELEQVDEQITLARNQLAALLGKGPDRGLTIARPTLLAQATPKLPNNLTIDLIGRRPDLVAARWRVEAASKDIDVAKAQFLPDISLTAFLGLASIAPENLLLGASRQLGIGPALKLPIFEGGKLRANLRGKYANYDAAVASYNQTLTEALHDTADQITALHSIDAQIAIQRTALSEAERAYSLARTRYSAGLGTQLVVLNAETTVLQQRKLATDLQARRLDAQMALIKALGGGYTAEDLPGAKPEAAASHG; from the coding sequence ATGAACGCCTTGAACTCCGCCCCTCAGGCACCTTCGCCCCTAAGCCGCGCTGGCAACACGCGCGCGCAATGGCCGGCACGCCTGGGCGTGGCGCTTTCCGCCGTGACGCTGGCCGTGCTGGCTGGTTGCGCGAACCTCGGCAATTCGCATAGCACGCAGACGCTGACATCACCGGGGCAGCTGGCGAGCGCGCAATCGTTGCCCTCAGAAGGCGGCCAGTGGCCTTCGCAGAACTGGGTCGATCAGTTCAACGATCCGCAATTGCGCGCGCTGGTGGATGAGGCCATCAAGGACAACCCGAACCTGCAAGTCGCCTTTGCCCGCGTCCGAGCTTCGCGTGCGATGGCCGATGTCGTGCGCGGCAATCTGTATCCGAGCGTCGGGCTCGATGCCGACATGACGCGCCAGCGTCTATCGGAATACGACATGTTTGAAGGCACGCCGCTGGCCGGCCGCTGGTTCACAGAATCGAAGATCCAGCTAGGCGTGAGTTACGACCTGGATTTCTGGGGCAAGAATCGCTCCGCATTGGAAGCCGCGCTGTCCGACGACAAGTCGATCGAAGCGGAAAGCCAGGCTTCGCGACTGATGCTGTCGACCACGGTGGCACGCACCTACGCCAAGCTGGCTGCACTCTACGCGCAGCGCGACGTGGCCGAACGGTCCATCGCGCAGCGCAAGGATTTGACCAACCTTGCCGGCCAACGCTTGCGTGCCGGCCTGGATACGCAAGTCGAGACCACGCAGGCGCGCGCCAACGTGGCTGCCGCGCAGACGGAACTGGAGCAGGTTGACGAGCAGATCACGCTGGCACGCAACCAGCTGGCTGCGCTGCTGGGCAAGGGCCCGGACCGCGGCTTGACGATTGCGCGCCCGACGCTACTCGCACAAGCCACGCCCAAGCTGCCGAACAATCTGACCATCGATCTGATCGGCCGCCGCCCGGATCTCGTGGCTGCACGCTGGCGAGTGGAAGCAGCGTCGAAGGACATCGACGTGGCCAAGGCACAGTTCCTGCCGGATATCAGCCTGACTGCATTCCTGGGGCTGGCTTCGATCGCGCCGGAAAACCTGCTGCTCGGCGCATCGCGTCAGCTCGGCATCGGTCCGGCGCTCAAGCTGCCGATCTTCGAGGGCGGCAAGCTGCGCGCCAACCTGCGGGGCAAGTACGCCAACTATGACGCCGCCGTCGCCAGCTACAACCAGACGCTGACCGAAGCCCTGCACGACACCGCTGACCAGATCACCGCGCTGCACAGCATCGATGCTCAGATCGCGATCCAGCGTACCGCCCTGAGCGAGGCCGAGCGCGCCTACAGCCTGGCCCGTACGCGCTACAGCGCAGGCCTCGGCACCCAGCTGGTGGTGCTGAATGCCGAGACGACCGTGCTGCAGCAACGCAAGCTCGCGACCGACCTGCAGGCACGCCGACTCGACGCACAGATGGCCCTCATCAAGGCCCTCGGCGGCGGCTATACGGCAGAAGACCTGCCGGGCGCCAAGCCTGAGGCCGCCGCCTCGCATGGCTGA
- the nusA gene encoding transcription termination factor NusA, producing the protein MSREVLLLVDALAREKNVDKDVVFGALEAALASATKKRFEEDVDVRVAIDRESGEHETFRRWLVVPDDAGLQEPDKQILLFEAKEQNPDLDVDDFVEEQIESVEFGRIGAQAAKQVILQRIRDAEREQILNDYLDRGEKVMTGTIKRADKKGLIVETGRVEALLARDQMIPKENLRTGDRVRAYILNVDRTARGPQIELSRTCPEFLIKLFENEVPEMEQGLLEIKAAARDPGVRAKIAVVAHDKRIDPIGTCVGVRGTRVTAVRNEVGGEAVDIVLWSEDPAQFVIGALAPAQVQSIVVDEEKHSMDVVVDEENLAVAIGRSGQNVRLASELTGWQINIMTPAESAQKQAEESSVVRQLFMAKLDVDEEVADILIEEGFSSLEEVAYVPLQEMLEIEAFDEDTVNELRNRARDVLLTMELAKEERVEKVSQDLRDLEGLTPELIGKLAEGNIQTRDDLAELAVDELVEMTGVDEEQAKALIMKAREHWFS; encoded by the coding sequence ATGAGCCGCGAAGTTCTGTTGCTCGTCGATGCGCTTGCGCGCGAAAAAAACGTCGACAAGGATGTGGTGTTCGGGGCGCTGGAAGCTGCACTGGCTTCGGCGACCAAGAAGCGCTTTGAAGAAGACGTGGATGTGCGCGTGGCGATCGACCGTGAGTCGGGCGAACACGAAACCTTCCGTCGCTGGCTCGTCGTTCCCGACGATGCAGGCCTGCAGGAGCCGGACAAGCAGATTCTGCTGTTCGAAGCCAAGGAGCAGAACCCTGACCTCGACGTCGACGATTTTGTCGAAGAGCAGATCGAATCGGTCGAGTTTGGCCGCATCGGCGCGCAGGCTGCCAAGCAGGTGATCCTGCAGCGCATCCGCGATGCCGAGCGCGAGCAGATCCTGAACGATTACCTGGATCGTGGCGAGAAGGTCATGACCGGCACGATCAAGCGCGCCGACAAGAAGGGCCTGATCGTAGAAACCGGTCGCGTCGAGGCGCTGCTGGCCCGCGACCAGATGATCCCGAAGGAAAACCTGCGTACGGGCGACCGCGTCCGCGCATACATCCTGAATGTCGACCGTACCGCACGCGGCCCGCAGATCGAGCTGTCCCGCACCTGCCCGGAGTTCCTGATCAAGCTCTTCGAAAACGAAGTGCCGGAAATGGAACAGGGCCTGCTGGAGATCAAGGCCGCCGCGCGCGATCCGGGCGTGCGTGCGAAAATCGCAGTCGTTGCACATGACAAGCGCATCGACCCGATTGGCACCTGCGTCGGCGTGCGCGGCACCCGTGTGACCGCCGTGCGTAACGAAGTTGGTGGCGAAGCTGTAGACATCGTGCTGTGGTCGGAAGACCCGGCGCAGTTCGTGATTGGTGCGCTGGCGCCGGCACAAGTGCAGTCCATCGTCGTGGACGAGGAAAAGCACAGCATGGACGTGGTGGTCGACGAGGAAAATCTCGCCGTGGCCATCGGCCGTAGCGGCCAGAACGTTCGCCTGGCGTCGGAATTGACCGGCTGGCAGATCAACATCATGACGCCGGCAGAATCTGCGCAGAAGCAGGCGGAAGAAAGCTCCGTCGTTCGTCAGTTGTTCATGGCGAAGCTGGACGTGGACGAAGAGGTTGCCGACATCCTGATCGAAGAGGGCTTCAGCTCGCTCGAGGAAGTGGCCTACGTGCCGCTGCAGGAAATGCTGGAAATCGAAGCGTTCGACGAAGACACCGTCAACGAGCTGCGTAATCGCGCTCGCGACGTGCTGTTGACGATGGAGCTGGCGAAGGAAGAAAGGGTCGAGAAGGTGTCGCAAGACCTGCGCGACCTCGAGGGGCTGACCCCGGAGCTGATCGGCAAGCTGGCCGAGGGGAACATCCAGACGCGCGACGACTTGGCCGAGCTGGCCGTGGACGAATTGGTCGAGATGACCGGCGTCGACGAAGAACAAGCCAAGGCGCTGATCATGAAGGCGCGTGAACACTGGTTTTCGTGA
- a CDS encoding DHA2 family efflux MFS transporter permease subunit yields the protein MATAAPKPLPPLTGAKLAIGTVALSLATFMNVLDSSIANVSIPAISGDLGVAPNQGTWVITSFAVANAISVPLTGWLTQRFGQVRLFVTSILLFVLSSWACGLAPNMGMLIAARIIQGAVAGPMIPLSQSLLLSTYPPAKSSMALALWGMTTLVAPIMGPIFGGWISDNMSWPWIFYINIPVGILAAYATWVIYKDRESPTRSLPIDKIGLALLILWVGSLQLMLDRGKELDWFNSTEVVVLTVVAIVGFAFFLIWELTEDHPVVDLTLFKGRNFSAGVVAISVAYGLFFGNLVILPLWLQTIVGYTATDAGLIMAPVGIFAIILSPVIGKNLPKMDARWVATTAFMTFALVFWMRSRFTVQVDTWTLMIPTLIQGAAMAMFFIPLTSIILSGLSPERIPAASGLSNFVRIMFGGIGASISTTVWDNRSALHHAQLVEHVNPYNPAYASSINQYTQLGMPNLQANGVIERVISQQAAMLGANDIFWISAVLFIVLIVFIWLTKPAKSAAGAEAAAGAH from the coding sequence ATGGCTACCGCCGCGCCCAAGCCGCTACCGCCACTGACCGGCGCCAAACTGGCGATCGGCACAGTTGCGCTGTCGCTGGCCACCTTCATGAACGTGCTGGATTCGTCCATCGCCAACGTGTCGATCCCGGCCATTTCGGGCGACCTCGGCGTGGCCCCGAACCAGGGCACGTGGGTCATCACCTCGTTTGCGGTGGCCAATGCCATCTCGGTGCCGCTTACGGGGTGGTTGACGCAGCGTTTCGGGCAAGTGCGCCTGTTCGTCACGTCGATCCTGCTGTTCGTGTTGTCGTCTTGGGCGTGCGGGCTGGCGCCCAATATGGGCATGCTGATCGCCGCCCGGATCATCCAGGGCGCTGTGGCGGGCCCAATGATTCCGCTGTCGCAATCGTTGCTGCTGTCGACCTATCCGCCCGCCAAAAGCTCAATGGCGTTGGCGCTGTGGGGTATGACGACGCTGGTCGCGCCAATCATGGGCCCGATCTTCGGCGGCTGGATCTCCGACAACATGAGCTGGCCCTGGATCTTCTACATCAACATCCCGGTGGGCATCCTGGCTGCTTATGCGACGTGGGTCATCTACAAGGACCGTGAATCGCCGACACGTTCGCTGCCCATCGACAAGATCGGCCTGGCGCTGTTGATCCTGTGGGTCGGCTCGCTTCAGTTGATGCTCGATCGCGGCAAGGAACTCGACTGGTTCAACTCGACCGAAGTCGTGGTGCTGACGGTCGTCGCCATCGTGGGCTTCGCGTTCTTCCTCATATGGGAGCTGACCGAAGATCACCCCGTGGTGGATCTGACGCTGTTCAAGGGCCGCAACTTCAGCGCGGGTGTCGTCGCCATCTCCGTGGCGTACGGCCTGTTCTTCGGCAACCTCGTGATCCTGCCGCTATGGCTGCAGACCATCGTCGGCTACACCGCCACCGATGCGGGCCTGATCATGGCACCGGTGGGCATCTTCGCCATCATTCTCTCGCCCGTGATCGGCAAGAACCTGCCGAAGATGGATGCACGCTGGGTCGCGACCACGGCGTTTATGACCTTCGCGCTGGTGTTCTGGATGCGCTCGCGCTTTACCGTGCAAGTGGATACCTGGACGCTGATGATCCCGACGCTGATCCAGGGCGCGGCCATGGCGATGTTCTTCATCCCGCTCACGTCGATCATCCTGTCGGGCCTGTCGCCTGAGCGGATTCCGGCCGCATCGGGTCTGTCGAACTTCGTACGGATCATGTTCGGCGGTATCGGTGCATCGATCTCGACCACGGTGTGGGACAACCGCTCCGCCCTGCACCACGCGCAACTGGTTGAACACGTGAATCCGTACAACCCGGCCTATGCGTCGTCGATCAACCAGTACACGCAATTGGGCATGCCCAACCTGCAGGCCAATGGCGTGATCGAACGCGTGATCTCGCAGCAGGCCGCCATGCTGGGTGCCAACGATATCTTCTGGATTTCGGCCGTGCTGTTTATCGTGCTGATCGTCTTCATCTGGTTGACCAAGCCAGCGAAGTCTGCCGCCGGTGCGGAAGCGGCAGCCGGCGCCCACTGA
- the rbfA gene encoding 30S ribosome-binding factor RbfA yields MPKKSGSAAGRNVRIADQIQRDLAELIQREIKNPAMGLVTLQSVTLTPDYAHAKIYFTVLGAEPEVAGAILNEKAGYLHSLLFKRLHIHTVPTLHFHFDGSVERGIEMSRLIDEANATRAKDD; encoded by the coding sequence ATGCCGAAGAAATCCGGATCGGCCGCTGGCCGCAACGTGCGCATCGCCGATCAGATCCAGCGCGATCTGGCCGAGTTGATCCAGCGCGAAATCAAGAACCCGGCAATGGGCCTGGTGACGCTGCAATCCGTGACGCTCACGCCAGACTACGCGCACGCCAAGATCTACTTCACGGTGCTGGGTGCCGAGCCGGAAGTCGCCGGCGCCATCCTGAACGAGAAGGCGGGCTACCTGCATTCGCTGTTGTTCAAGCGCCTGCACATCCATACGGTGCCGACACTGCATTTCCACTTCGACGGTTCGGTCGAGCGCGGTATCGAGATGTCGCGCCTGATCGATGAGGCCAACGCCACGCGTGCCAAAGACGATTGA
- the truB gene encoding tRNA pseudouridine(55) synthase TruB, which yields MAEHQVPRPQKPPRRDVHGVLLLDKPIGWSSNDALIRAKRLLWAKKAGHTGTLDPLATGLLPLCFGEATKFSQDLLDADKTYETVVRLGIRTSTADAEGEVLSERPVSVTPERLQAAIARFVGEIDQVPPMHSALKKDGKPLYEYARAGQTVERAARRVTIYGIDLLATDLQSAEPTITLRVSCSKGTYIRTLGEDIGEALGCGGHLVALRRTQVGNLTLDGAVTLEALDAAAEDARGALLAPVDALLQTLPRVELDAQESRRFLHGQRLPLQLALPNADQVRVYGVRDAIAADATASLLGVAAWQGGVLRPERLVHL from the coding sequence ATGGCTGAGCACCAAGTGCCCAGGCCCCAAAAGCCGCCGCGGCGTGATGTGCATGGCGTGCTGCTCCTAGACAAGCCGATCGGCTGGTCGAGCAACGATGCGCTGATCCGCGCCAAACGCCTGCTGTGGGCCAAGAAGGCGGGGCACACCGGCACGCTCGATCCGCTTGCTACGGGCCTGTTGCCCCTGTGTTTTGGCGAGGCGACCAAGTTTTCGCAGGATCTGCTCGATGCGGACAAGACGTACGAAACCGTCGTGCGCCTCGGGATCAGGACGAGTACCGCAGACGCGGAAGGCGAGGTGCTGAGCGAGCGCCCGGTATCGGTCACGCCCGAGCGACTGCAGGCAGCCATCGCGCGCTTCGTCGGCGAGATCGACCAGGTGCCGCCGATGCACTCGGCGCTGAAGAAGGACGGCAAGCCGCTGTACGAGTACGCCCGTGCGGGGCAAACGGTGGAACGTGCTGCGCGTCGGGTAACGATCTACGGGATTGATCTGCTGGCAACCGACCTGCAATCGGCCGAACCGACGATCACGTTACGCGTGTCATGCAGCAAAGGCACCTACATCCGTACGTTGGGTGAAGACATTGGGGAGGCGCTGGGCTGCGGCGGGCATCTGGTTGCGCTGCGTCGCACCCAGGTGGGCAACCTCACGCTGGACGGCGCCGTGACGCTCGAAGCGTTGGACGCTGCTGCTGAAGATGCACGTGGTGCATTGCTGGCGCCGGTCGATGCGCTGTTGCAGACATTGCCGCGCGTGGAGCTGGATGCGCAAGAGAGCCGTCGCTTCCTGCATGGCCAGCGCTTGCCGTTGCAATTGGCGTTGCCGAATGCTGACCAGGTGCGCGTCTACGGCGTGCGTGACGCGATCGCGGCGGATGCCACTGCGTCGCTGCTCGGAGTGGCTGCCTGGCAAGGCGGTGTGCTCCGGCCGGAGCGGCTCGTGCATCTTTGA
- a CDS encoding MarR family winged helix-turn-helix transcriptional regulator — protein sequence MSKQTRPATEVAAGTLFRVEDYRMCESVGYLVGRAKTALSMAIEQEVAAMDVTHSQASCLVLLANGRCQTATDLGRELNTDIGSLTRMLSRMEKRGLIERVRSESDRRVVHLEVTEAGRDLADRMPAIYTHVLNRFFAGFTPGDVDTLRGLLKRILDNGAATEGHRMRPADH from the coding sequence ATGTCCAAACAGACAAGACCCGCCACCGAAGTTGCTGCCGGAACGCTCTTCCGGGTGGAGGACTACCGCATGTGCGAAAGCGTGGGCTACCTCGTGGGGCGCGCCAAGACAGCGCTGTCCATGGCCATCGAGCAGGAAGTTGCCGCGATGGACGTGACCCATTCCCAGGCCAGTTGCCTGGTGCTGCTCGCTAACGGCCGATGCCAGACCGCGACCGACCTCGGCCGCGAACTGAACACCGACATCGGTTCGCTTACACGCATGCTCAGCCGCATGGAAAAGCGCGGCTTGATCGAGCGCGTGCGCAGCGAATCCGACCGCCGCGTCGTGCATCTGGAGGTGACCGAAGCCGGCCGGGACTTGGCCGACCGCATGCCGGCCATCTATACGCACGTGCTGAACCGTTTCTTTGCCGGCTTCACGCCGGGCGACGTCGATACGCTGCGCGGACTTCTCAAGCGCATTCTCGACAACGGTGCCGCCACGGAGGGCCACCGCATGCGCCCCGCCGATCACTGA
- a CDS encoding HlyD family secretion protein, whose translation MSDNKPQAAPSAAPAPAAPAATPTGNGNGNGNGNGKRKRMLTTLAAALVVAGVGYGLYWGLYGRWFESTDDAYVQGNVVQVTPQVAGTVIAIRADDTQLVTSGQPVIELDRADARVALEQAEAALAQTVRQVRTLYSNTSAYTATLAMRESDLAKAKDDLARRKQIAGTGAVSQEEISHAQTAVQAAQSALEAAKEQLQGNRVLTEQTTLERHPNVLQAAAKVREAYLAYARTSLPASVTGYVAKRSVQVGQRVAPGTPLMAIVPLDQLWVDANFKEVQVRHMRVGQPVELVADVYGSSVTYHGKVVGFSAGTGSAFSLLPAQNATGNWIKVVQRLPVRVSLDPKELKDHPLRVGLSMEAKVDIHDEGGQSLATAPAASPLQTTVYDQAGKDADQVIASIISANAGRGGATAPAASNVPAVSAPRTSQPAPKV comes from the coding sequence ATGAGTGACAACAAGCCCCAAGCCGCACCGTCCGCTGCTCCCGCGCCCGCAGCCCCCGCGGCAACGCCTACCGGCAACGGCAACGGCAACGGCAACGGCAACGGCAAGCGCAAGCGCATGCTGACCACGCTGGCCGCCGCACTGGTGGTTGCCGGCGTCGGCTACGGCCTCTACTGGGGCCTGTACGGCCGCTGGTTCGAGTCCACCGACGATGCATACGTGCAAGGCAACGTGGTCCAGGTGACGCCGCAGGTGGCGGGCACCGTGATCGCCATTCGCGCCGATGACACGCAGCTTGTGACCTCCGGCCAGCCCGTGATCGAACTGGACCGTGCCGATGCGCGCGTCGCACTAGAGCAGGCCGAAGCCGCGCTAGCGCAGACGGTGCGCCAGGTACGCACGCTCTATTCGAACACCAGCGCCTACACCGCCACGCTCGCCATGCGCGAGAGCGATCTCGCCAAGGCCAAGGATGATCTGGCGCGCCGCAAGCAGATCGCCGGTACGGGCGCCGTCTCGCAGGAAGAAATCTCGCACGCACAAACCGCTGTGCAGGCTGCGCAGTCCGCCCTGGAAGCCGCCAAGGAACAACTGCAGGGCAACCGCGTGCTGACCGAGCAGACCACGCTGGAGCGTCACCCGAACGTGTTGCAAGCCGCGGCGAAGGTCCGCGAGGCTTATCTCGCCTATGCGCGTACGAGCCTGCCCGCCTCTGTCACGGGCTATGTAGCCAAGCGTTCGGTGCAGGTCGGCCAGCGCGTCGCGCCTGGCACGCCGCTGATGGCCATCGTGCCGCTGGATCAGCTCTGGGTGGACGCCAACTTCAAGGAAGTGCAGGTGCGCCATATGCGCGTGGGCCAGCCGGTTGAACTGGTGGCCGACGTGTATGGCAGCAGCGTGACGTACCACGGCAAGGTGGTCGGCTTCTCGGCGGGTACGGGCTCGGCGTTTTCGCTGCTGCCGGCACAGAACGCCACCGGCAACTGGATCAAGGTGGTGCAACGCCTGCCGGTGCGCGTGTCGCTCGACCCGAAGGAGCTGAAGGACCATCCGCTGCGTGTGGGTCTGTCGATGGAAGCCAAGGTCGACATCCATGATGAAGGCGGCCAGAGCCTGGCCACCGCACCGGCTGCATCGCCGTTGCAAACCACCGTCTACGATCAGGCCGGCAAGGACGCCGATCAGGTCATCGCGAGCATCATCAGCGCCAACGCAGGTCGCGGCGGTGCAACGGCGCCGGCCGCTTCCAACGTGCCGGCCGTATCGGCTCCGCGCACTTCGCAACCCGCACCCAAGGTCTGA